From the Lusitaniella coriacea LEGE 07157 genome, one window contains:
- a CDS encoding NAD-dependent epimerase/dehydratase family protein — translation MTAEIKTVLVTGGAGYVGSVLVPKLLNAGYSVKVIDLYIYGENVLDAVKDHPGLEQIKGDLRDRALLEKIMPGCDAVIHLACISNDPSFELNPDLGKSINYDAFISLVEVAKANKVKRFIYASSSSVYGIKETENVTEDLPLQPLTDYSKYKALCEEVLLSQREPGFVTLVLRPATVCGYSPRLRLDLTVNILTNHAVNNNKIKVFGGEQKRPNIHIEDMTDLYIKCLQLPDEKIDGKIFNAGYENYKVKEIANMVRNVVGEDVEIVTTPTDDNRSYHVSSDKIKEEIGFVPQHTIEEAVEDLLKAFNKGLIPDSMTDINYYNIKTMQEIELK, via the coding sequence ATGACAGCAGAAATTAAAACCGTTTTAGTCACAGGCGGTGCCGGTTATGTGGGATCGGTGTTAGTCCCAAAACTACTGAACGCAGGGTATAGCGTCAAAGTCATCGACCTTTATATTTACGGCGAAAACGTATTAGATGCCGTTAAAGACCATCCCGGATTAGAACAGATTAAAGGAGATTTGCGCGATCGCGCCCTCCTAGAAAAAATTATGCCCGGTTGCGATGCCGTCATCCACCTCGCCTGCATCTCCAACGATCCCAGCTTTGAACTTAACCCCGACTTAGGCAAATCCATCAACTACGATGCCTTCATCAGCCTCGTAGAAGTCGCCAAAGCCAACAAAGTCAAACGCTTCATCTACGCCTCCTCCTCCAGCGTCTACGGCATCAAAGAAACCGAAAACGTCACCGAAGACCTCCCCCTGCAACCCCTCACCGACTACTCCAAATACAAAGCACTCTGCGAAGAAGTCCTCCTCTCCCAACGGGAACCCGGATTTGTCACCCTCGTCCTGCGTCCCGCAACCGTCTGCGGCTACTCTCCCCGCCTGCGCCTCGACTTAACCGTCAACATTCTCACTAACCACGCCGTTAACAACAACAAAATCAAAGTCTTCGGCGGCGAACAGAAACGTCCTAATATTCACATTGAGGACATGACCGATTTGTACATTAAATGCCTTCAACTTCCCGACGAAAAAATTGATGGCAAAATTTTCAACGCCGGATACGAAAACTACAAAGTCAAAGAAATCGCCAATATGGTTCGCAACGTCGTTGGGGAAGATGTGGAAATTGTCACCACTCCCACCGATGACAACCGTTCCTATCACGTTTCCTCCGATAAAATTAAAGAAGAAATTGGATTTGTCCCGCAGCACACCATAGAAGAAGCAGTTGAGGATTTACTCAAAGCTTTTAACAAAGGTCTAATTCCCGACTCCATGACCGATATCAATTATTACAACATCAAAACCATGCAAGAGATCGAACTCAAATGA
- a CDS encoding D-glycero-alpha-D-manno-heptose-1,7-bisphosphate 7-phosphatase, producing the protein MPDWMLPQAILCDRDGTLIEDEHFLHHPEQIRWIPGVLEKLREWKQQGIQIFVITNQSGVARGYFGTEAVEAVHAQLQQDVEQHGGEIAQFYYCPHHPQGSISGYNDPCNCRKPAPGMFLAVLEEHHLQPNRCWVVGDRLRDLEPGIELGMKAFLVETGYGLQAKQELKGKSYRELVTVISSLAYLFDLDRRGDGVRGRRGEELVT; encoded by the coding sequence ATGCCCGATTGGATGTTGCCTCAAGCCATTTTGTGCGATCGCGACGGAACCCTGATTGAAGACGAACACTTCCTGCACCACCCCGAACAAATTCGCTGGATTCCCGGAGTCCTCGAAAAATTGAGGGAGTGGAAACAACAAGGAATTCAAATATTCGTCATCACCAATCAATCCGGTGTGGCGCGGGGATACTTTGGAACTGAAGCTGTCGAAGCCGTTCACGCGCAACTTCAGCAGGATGTCGAACAACACGGCGGGGAAATCGCTCAATTTTACTACTGTCCCCACCATCCCCAAGGCAGCATCTCCGGCTACAATGACCCTTGCAACTGCCGCAAACCCGCACCGGGAATGTTTCTTGCAGTCCTCGAAGAACATCACTTGCAACCCAATCGCTGTTGGGTTGTGGGGGATCGCCTCCGGGACTTAGAACCGGGAATTGAATTGGGAATGAAAGCCTTTCTAGTGGAAACCGGGTATGGGTTGCAAGCCAAACAGGAGCTAAAGGGAAAATCTTACCGCGAGCTTGTAACGGTTATTTCGTCTTTAGCATATTTGTTCGATCTGGACAGACGGGGTGACGGGGTGAGAGGGAGACGGGGAGAAGAATTGGTAACTTAA
- a CDS encoding PfkB family carbohydrate kinase yields the protein MLIKNSEKYLDFETCLETLAEIREAGSKVVLCHGTFDLLHPGHLAHLQEAKELGNVLVVSITAAPYVNRGPGRPIFSDDLRLYALASLSCVDYVLLAPVPTALEVLDRVQPDIYCKGHEYADASEDVTQNIQREIDRVRSYGGDIRYTGEIVFSSTKLSNNYLNALPPQIKNYADEFVDRYSFKQVREAVDAMQKLKVLVLGDVIIDEFNHCSVQGLTSKGRVISTRFLRKEQHLGGSLAIARHVANFAESVTIAGVVGKEPDIHSLILNNLDGKMRLDLLYEEDYPTVIKRRYIERQGMREDYNKLFSINELREEGLAPQERQKLVDRLESTLGSYDLVIVADYGHGLIDESVIDVLQTQAPFLAINCQTNSANHGYNLITKYKRADSFCLDEQELRLAFSSRYGDHRHLLQRLHQHLSADQGWLTLGSSGSLAINRKGDEEIAPALTLQVKDTTGAGDAFLALASMSAKLELPLAIGSLLGNLAGAIAANILGNAHPVEKSKLLKFATTILKV from the coding sequence ATGTTAATTAAAAATTCCGAGAAATATCTTGATTTTGAAACCTGCCTGGAGACGTTGGCGGAAATTCGCGAAGCAGGGTCTAAGGTGGTTTTGTGTCACGGGACTTTCGATCTGTTGCATCCGGGACACTTAGCGCATTTGCAAGAGGCGAAGGAATTAGGGAATGTTCTGGTTGTTTCGATTACGGCTGCACCCTATGTGAATCGGGGACCGGGACGACCGATTTTTTCCGACGATTTGCGCCTATACGCACTCGCATCGCTCTCTTGCGTAGATTACGTGCTTTTAGCTCCAGTTCCAACGGCGTTGGAAGTTCTCGATCGCGTCCAACCGGATATTTACTGTAAAGGACACGAGTACGCGGATGCAAGTGAAGATGTCACTCAAAATATTCAACGAGAGATCGATCGCGTTCGCAGTTATGGGGGAGATATTCGCTATACGGGGGAAATTGTCTTCAGTTCGACGAAATTGAGCAATAATTACCTCAACGCGCTCCCCCCTCAAATTAAAAACTACGCCGATGAATTTGTCGATCGCTACTCCTTCAAGCAGGTTCGCGAGGCGGTTGACGCGATGCAAAAGCTGAAAGTCCTGGTGTTGGGAGATGTAATTATTGACGAATTTAACCACTGTTCGGTACAGGGATTAACCTCCAAAGGACGGGTCATTTCGACTCGTTTTTTAAGGAAAGAACAGCATTTAGGCGGTTCCCTCGCGATCGCGCGCCACGTTGCAAACTTCGCCGAATCCGTTACCATTGCTGGGGTTGTGGGGAAAGAACCCGATATCCACAGCCTGATTTTAAATAACCTTGACGGAAAAATGCGCCTGGATTTGCTCTACGAAGAAGACTATCCCACCGTCATCAAGCGCCGCTACATCGAACGTCAAGGAATGCGAGAAGATTACAACAAGCTCTTTTCCATTAACGAATTGCGAGAGGAAGGACTCGCACCCCAGGAAAGGCAAAAACTCGTCGATCGTTTGGAAAGCACCCTAGGATCTTACGATTTAGTGATTGTGGCGGATTACGGACACGGGTTGATCGATGAGTCTGTCATCGACGTACTGCAAACCCAAGCGCCGTTCCTCGCCATTAATTGCCAAACCAATAGCGCCAACCACGGTTACAACCTGATCACCAAATACAAACGCGCCGACTCCTTCTGTTTGGACGAACAGGAATTGCGCCTCGCTTTTTCCAGTCGCTACGGGGATCATCGCCATCTCCTCCAACGCTTGCACCAACACCTCAGTGCAGATCAGGGATGGCTAACCCTCGGTTCATCGGGTTCTCTCGCCATTAACCGCAAAGGAGACGAAGAAATTGCACCTGCTTTAACCCTCCAGGTGAAAGATACCACGGGTGCGGGGGATGCCTTTTTAGCCTTGGCGAGCATGAGCGCAAAATTGGAGTTACCCTTAGCCATTGGGTCTTTGTTGGGAAATTTAGCTGGCGCGATCGCGGCAAATATTTTGGGAAATGCCCATCCTGTGGAAAAATCAAAATTGTTAAAATTTGCAACAACGATTTTAAAAGTCTGA
- a CDS encoding sporadic carbohydrate cluster 2OG-Fe(II) oxygenase has translation MDFLQPQEKELSLSFIQKGYIIQPTEDRAALDRIQSQIATLAATFLGKEPPQNPTDFLNNIANSIGIAQLNDLRLHVISGLMETDWFRKAYFSCARSLLETLVGNELVMQRNLGLSVQLPHDDSSLLPLHSDVWGSECSPFEVVLWIPLVDCYRTKSMFVLPASLDRQWRDRMHEFADKGTESLFEAIEPEVEWLKVPYGNVVVFTPTIMHGNRVNQEATTRWTLNIRFKGVFTPYSDKRLGEYFSPISVRPVSRIGMKFQLPGGFNE, from the coding sequence ATGGATTTTCTCCAACCCCAGGAAAAAGAATTATCTCTCTCCTTCATCCAAAAAGGCTATATTATTCAACCCACGGAAGATCGTGCTGCACTTGACCGCATTCAATCGCAAATTGCAACCCTAGCTGCAACCTTTTTGGGCAAAGAACCGCCTCAAAACCCAACAGATTTCCTCAATAATATTGCTAATTCGATCGGCATTGCTCAACTCAACGATTTGCGCCTGCACGTTATTTCCGGTTTGATGGAAACCGATTGGTTTCGCAAAGCTTATTTCTCTTGCGCGCGTTCCCTTCTCGAAACTTTAGTGGGTAACGAGTTGGTGATGCAACGTAACCTGGGATTGAGCGTTCAACTTCCTCATGATGACAGTTCTCTCCTCCCGCTTCATTCAGACGTTTGGGGTTCGGAATGTTCCCCCTTTGAGGTGGTTTTGTGGATTCCCCTTGTAGATTGTTATCGAACCAAAAGTATGTTTGTCCTTCCCGCCAGTTTAGATCGCCAGTGGCGCGATCGAATGCATGAATTTGCAGACAAAGGGACGGAAAGTCTGTTTGAAGCCATCGAACCGGAAGTGGAGTGGCTAAAGGTTCCCTACGGGAATGTTGTGGTTTTTACGCCTACCATTATGCACGGCAACCGCGTCAATCAAGAAGCAACAACGCGCTGGACGCTGAATATTCGTTTTAAAGGAGTTTTTACCCCTTACTCAGACAAGCGTTTAGGGGAATACTTTTCCCCCATTAGCGTGCGTCCGGTTTCTCGTATTGGCATGAAATTCCAACTTCCGGGAGGATTTAATGAGTGA
- a CDS encoding LIC12192 family sporadic carbohydrate cluster protein yields MSEKFGYRGYIGSRPVRGTSYPHRVQNLVIRDYANRRKLPYKLSATEYAMSGCYMMLADVVTELPSLDGIILFSLFMLPQRPQRRREIYDRVLTEKCQLHAALEAMVLADKNDIEHFEETIEVAFTLPHAPMRSYYPKTGKIDEKDSFWKALNQTID; encoded by the coding sequence ATGAGTGAAAAGTTCGGCTATCGCGGTTATATTGGCAGTCGTCCCGTGAGGGGAACGAGTTATCCCCATCGCGTCCAAAATTTAGTGATTCGCGACTATGCAAATCGGCGAAAACTTCCTTACAAATTGAGTGCAACTGAATACGCAATGTCGGGATGTTATATGATGCTTGCGGATGTCGTTACAGAATTACCTTCTCTTGATGGCATTATTCTTTTTAGCTTGTTTATGCTCCCCCAGCGCCCGCAACGGCGGAGAGAAATTTACGATCGCGTACTGACAGAAAAATGCCAACTCCACGCTGCACTAGAAGCAATGGTTCTCGCCGATAAAAATGATATCGAACATTTTGAAGAAACAATCGAAGTGGCTTTTACCCTCCCCCACGCGCCAATGAGAAGTTACTATCCAAAAACAGGGAAAATTGATGAAAAGGATTCTTTTTGGAAAGCACTGAACCAAACTATTGATTGA
- a CDS encoding DICT sensory domain-containing protein codes for MSIPTSVLAELLKALPNLRPQMYFKSSLIALSHAMEDRVLAGSDSPLAIASFQRERFYRQEAHRYRRIAEKTDRVYILSAPETDFKSHSGVYETIAFDPTDAIAQEWHLVIVGEEYANCLICRERSTPVGDPSSSAMDNNRRFEGIWTFDRAVSCKAAEILLDRILHYRPELAEKIEQTQTKYCQILAPQTIKPEVFDRAAHPDPFVQRLVTYLQASQYKLLKAYRSIAAQEQKERLIHLMTVAIRESLDPEEVLDVAVEQLGQALGACRCLLYRCRETDRTATIRHEFLGAGVPSVKGQTWPLQDNPLFQAVLERKESIFVSDTLDDLRMTNFAQSSVLQELVQTVGLSSWLVVPVFYKNRLQGIIELHHCGTTHEEWTKEEISLIETIATQVGVALIQAEAYANLEDLNQQLEALDRTRYNLVAITGHELRTPLSTIQVCLESLASEPDMPQELRQVMLNAALSDAERMRKLIQDFLTLSQLESGRVEWNPEALSIQECLDLSLSNTLARKVKEDVPQIVVPVTSNLPLVQADGEWLVEVLAKLLDNACKFTDSDGRVSVDVETNGRGLLKVTVADTGRGIEPNRLETVFDRFYQEEGALQRTTGGTGLGLAICRQIIRRWGGEIWAESEGKNKGSQFHFTIPIVESLPKQKKEPAAKIPSARSRKGKAKR; via the coding sequence ATGAGCATCCCGACTTCTGTTTTAGCAGAGTTGCTGAAAGCCTTACCAAATTTGCGTCCCCAGATGTACTTCAAATCTTCCCTCATCGCCCTTTCCCATGCGATGGAAGACCGAGTATTGGCGGGTTCGGATTCTCCCCTCGCGATCGCGTCATTCCAGCGAGAGCGTTTTTATCGCCAAGAAGCCCATCGATATCGACGCATTGCAGAAAAAACCGATCGCGTCTATATCCTCTCTGCTCCGGAAACCGACTTCAAAAGTCACTCCGGGGTTTACGAAACCATTGCCTTTGACCCCACCGACGCGATCGCCCAAGAATGGCATTTGGTGATCGTCGGTGAAGAATACGCCAACTGCCTAATTTGTCGGGAACGTTCGACTCCGGTGGGCGATCCTTCCAGTTCGGCAATGGATAATAATCGCCGCTTTGAAGGAATCTGGACATTCGATCGCGCGGTAAGCTGTAAAGCCGCAGAAATCCTCCTCGACCGCATTCTTCACTACCGTCCCGAACTGGCTGAGAAGATCGAACAAACCCAAACAAAATATTGTCAAATCCTGGCACCGCAAACGATTAAACCAGAAGTATTCGATCGCGCGGCGCATCCCGACCCCTTTGTTCAACGCCTCGTCACCTATCTCCAAGCCAGTCAGTACAAACTCCTCAAAGCCTACCGCTCTATCGCCGCCCAAGAACAAAAAGAGCGCCTCATTCACCTAATGACCGTTGCCATTCGCGAATCTCTCGACCCGGAAGAAGTTCTCGATGTCGCAGTAGAACAACTCGGTCAAGCCCTAGGAGCCTGTCGCTGTCTGCTATATCGCTGTCGAGAAACCGATCGCACTGCAACCATTCGCCACGAATTTTTGGGTGCGGGGGTACCATCGGTCAAAGGACAAACTTGGCCCCTACAGGACAATCCCCTGTTTCAAGCGGTTCTCGAACGCAAAGAATCGATCTTTGTCAGCGACACCCTTGACGATCTGAGAATGACAAACTTCGCTCAAAGCAGCGTACTCCAAGAATTAGTGCAAACCGTTGGTCTTTCTTCCTGGCTTGTGGTTCCCGTCTTCTATAAAAACCGCCTCCAAGGAATCATCGAACTTCATCACTGCGGGACAACTCATGAAGAATGGACAAAAGAAGAAATTAGTCTGATTGAAACCATTGCCACACAAGTCGGCGTTGCCCTAATTCAAGCAGAAGCTTATGCCAATCTCGAAGACCTCAACCAGCAACTCGAAGCTCTCGACCGCACGCGCTATAATCTCGTGGCAATTACAGGTCACGAACTTCGCACTCCCCTCTCAACCATTCAAGTGTGCCTAGAAAGCTTGGCAAGCGAACCGGATATGCCGCAAGAATTGCGACAAGTGATGCTCAATGCGGCTTTGTCCGATGCGGAACGAATGCGCAAGTTGATTCAAGATTTTCTCACCCTTTCGCAACTTGAGAGCGGTCGAGTGGAATGGAACCCAGAAGCCCTCTCAATTCAAGAATGTCTCGACTTGTCTTTGAGCAACACTCTTGCCCGAAAAGTTAAAGAAGACGTGCCTCAAATCGTTGTCCCCGTTACCAGCAATTTGCCTCTGGTGCAAGCGGATGGGGAATGGTTGGTTGAAGTGCTGGCGAAACTTCTTGATAATGCTTGCAAGTTTACCGATTCTGACGGGCGAGTGAGCGTTGATGTGGAAACTAATGGCAGAGGCTTGTTGAAAGTTACAGTAGCGGATACAGGACGCGGCATCGAACCCAATCGCCTCGAAACCGTGTTTGACCGTTTTTATCAAGAAGAAGGGGCGCTACAGCGCACAACAGGAGGAACGGGGTTAGGACTCGCCATTTGCCGCCAAATTATCCGACGCTGGGGGGGAGAAATTTGGGCAGAATCGGAGGGGAAAAATAAGGGCAGTCAATTTCATTTCACGATTCCGATTGTTGAGTCTCTCCCGAAACAAAAGAAGGAACCTGCGGCGAAAATTCCCTCAGCGCGATCGCGTAAAGGTAAAGCTAAAAGATAA
- the tyrS gene encoding tyrosine--tRNA ligase, with protein MPVSKKHPSLDWLYRGISEIFPDRSEAQNLSENLGYRILTQTDRPLRVKLGIDPTGTDLHLGHSIPFRKLRAFQDAGHKAILIIGDFTAQIGDPTGKSEVRRQLTPAQVKENAQTYLEQLRPVLDFSPERLEIRYNSEWLSKLDLAKILGLLGTMTVGQMLAKEGFSERFKKENPIYLHEFLYPLMQGYDSVAVEADVELGGTDQKFNFAVGRDLQRHFGQEPQFCLLLPLLLGADGVNKMSKSLDNYVGLTEDALSMYSKLEGTPDGLLAQYFELLTNLPLEELPENPRELQKLLALEVTSQYHGRDAAQAAQDAALKLVRGQTTSTGVVPEFSLAGLSFPVKLTFVLKESGLCPSSSAGRKMIQNGGVQLDGEKVKDVNFSLESAERFQGKVLQVGKKKFVRLMP; from the coding sequence ATGCCTGTTTCAAAAAAGCATCCGTCCTTGGATTGGCTCTATCGGGGAATTAGCGAAATTTTCCCCGACCGCTCGGAGGCTCAGAATCTTTCTGAAAATTTGGGATACCGTATTCTGACACAGACTGACCGACCCTTGCGGGTCAAATTGGGAATCGATCCGACGGGAACCGATCTTCATTTGGGTCATAGTATTCCTTTCAGGAAGCTGCGTGCATTTCAGGATGCCGGACATAAGGCGATCTTAATTATTGGTGATTTCACTGCACAAATTGGCGATCCCACGGGAAAGTCTGAGGTTCGCCGCCAGTTAACCCCAGCGCAGGTGAAGGAAAATGCCCAAACTTATTTGGAGCAATTGCGTCCGGTGTTGGATTTTTCGCCGGAACGATTGGAGATTCGCTACAACTCTGAATGGCTTTCTAAGCTGGATTTAGCAAAAATCTTGGGGCTGTTGGGGACGATGACGGTGGGGCAAATGCTGGCGAAGGAAGGGTTTTCGGAGCGTTTTAAGAAGGAGAATCCGATTTATCTCCACGAATTTCTTTATCCTTTGATGCAGGGGTACGATTCGGTCGCGGTTGAAGCGGATGTGGAGTTGGGGGGAACGGATCAAAAGTTTAATTTTGCGGTGGGACGGGATTTACAGCGCCATTTCGGACAAGAACCCCAATTTTGCTTGTTGCTTCCTTTGCTGTTGGGAGCAGATGGGGTCAATAAAATGTCGAAGTCTCTGGATAATTATGTGGGATTGACGGAGGATGCGCTGTCGATGTACTCGAAGTTGGAAGGAACGCCGGATGGTTTGCTTGCTCAATATTTTGAGTTGCTGACCAATTTGCCGTTGGAAGAGTTACCGGAGAATCCGAGGGAGTTGCAAAAGTTACTGGCGTTGGAGGTTACGTCTCAGTACCACGGGAGGGATGCGGCGCAAGCGGCACAGGATGCGGCACTCAAGCTCGTGCGGGGTCAAACAACTTCAACTGGGGTGGTTCCGGAGTTTTCTTTGGCGGGGTTGAGTTTTCCGGTGAAGCTGACGTTTGTGCTGAAGGAGAGTGGGTTGTGTCCGAGTAGTAGTGCGGGGCGCAAGATGATTCAAAATGGGGGGGTGCAGTTGGATGGGGAGAAGGTGAAGGATGTGAATTTTAGTTTGGAGTCGGCTGAAAGGTTTCAGGGGAAGGTTTTGCAGGTGGGGAAGAAAAAGTTTGTGCGTTTGATGCCTTGA
- a CDS encoding transglycosylase domain-containing protein: MATTSTIRQKNPKKNELKPIWSFCLGVSKAAGGTILGITMLTSSVMAGGLVGLAISFRNLPDVRVLRSYVPTETTYIYDIKGRLLDSLHGEHNRENVKLEDVSPELKRAVLAIEDSHFYQHQGINPNSVGRALVANLKSGYISEGGSTITMQLVKNLFLSRERTISRKLAEAVLAIRVEQIFSKEQILEMYLNSIYWGHNAYGVQTASQSYFNKPASDLTLSEATMMAGLIQAPEDYSPFINYGEAKRRQKQVVGRMEKLGWIPPEQATAAKNEKLLVGKPTAWKTSDLPYITEVVIAELTERFGRDALLQGGMRVQTTVDYYYQKRAEEKVAQAHQRLRNRGLYADQVVLVAVDPRTHFVKALVGGVNYKESQFNRAIQSLRQPGSSFKPFAYYTAFATGKWSPYSSISDSPVSYRDGGGYYSPKNYGGGYSGTVSIRTALVQSLNVPAVKIGKSVGLDKVIETCRILGIKSPLEPVTSLPLGAIGVTPLEMAGAYATFANNGWHSDPTAIVRVTDSSGNVILDNVPQPQLVLDPWATASLNSVLKGVIAGGTGKKAYIGRPAAGKTGTTSSERDVWFVGYVPQLSVAVWIGNDNYRPLGTGITGGGYAAPIWRDFMREVLKNEPVQYFPSPSKFPKP, encoded by the coding sequence GTGGCGACAACCAGCACCATTCGGCAGAAAAATCCGAAGAAAAACGAACTCAAACCCATTTGGAGCTTTTGTCTTGGCGTTTCTAAAGCAGCCGGAGGAACGATCCTCGGTATCACCATGCTGACCAGTTCTGTTATGGCGGGAGGACTTGTTGGTCTAGCAATTAGCTTCCGCAATCTGCCCGACGTGAGGGTATTGCGAAGTTATGTCCCAACCGAAACAACCTATATTTATGACATTAAAGGGCGACTTCTCGACAGTCTCCACGGCGAACACAACCGAGAAAATGTCAAACTTGAAGACGTTTCCCCCGAACTCAAGCGAGCGGTTTTGGCGATTGAAGACAGCCACTTCTATCAGCATCAAGGGATTAACCCCAATAGCGTCGGTCGCGCGTTGGTTGCCAACTTAAAAAGTGGCTATATCTCAGAAGGGGGATCGACCATCACCATGCAGTTGGTGAAAAACTTATTCCTCTCTCGCGAGCGAACCATCAGCCGGAAATTGGCAGAAGCGGTTTTGGCGATTCGCGTCGAGCAAATCTTTAGCAAAGAACAAATTTTGGAAATGTACCTCAATAGTATTTATTGGGGTCACAACGCCTACGGCGTACAAACTGCGTCTCAAAGCTATTTCAACAAACCGGCATCGGATTTAACCCTGTCTGAAGCGACCATGATGGCAGGCTTGATTCAAGCACCGGAAGATTACAGTCCTTTTATTAACTACGGCGAAGCCAAGCGGCGGCAAAAGCAGGTTGTGGGTCGGATGGAAAAATTGGGCTGGATTCCCCCCGAACAAGCGACAGCCGCAAAGAACGAAAAGCTTTTGGTGGGCAAACCCACTGCCTGGAAAACCAGCGATCTGCCCTATATTACGGAAGTGGTGATCGCCGAGCTAACAGAACGCTTTGGACGAGATGCGTTGCTCCAAGGGGGAATGCGCGTGCAAACGACGGTGGACTATTACTACCAGAAGAGGGCGGAAGAGAAGGTTGCCCAGGCGCACCAGCGATTGCGCAATCGGGGATTGTATGCGGATCAGGTGGTGTTGGTTGCTGTCGATCCTCGCACGCACTTTGTTAAGGCGCTGGTTGGGGGCGTAAATTATAAGGAAAGTCAGTTTAACCGGGCAATTCAATCGTTGCGTCAACCCGGTTCGTCTTTCAAACCCTTCGCTTACTATACGGCGTTTGCGACGGGGAAATGGAGTCCTTATTCAAGCATTAGCGACTCGCCTGTGAGCTATCGCGATGGCGGAGGTTATTACTCGCCGAAAAACTATGGTGGCGGCTATTCGGGAACGGTGAGTATTCGCACGGCATTGGTTCAGTCTTTGAATGTCCCTGCGGTGAAAATTGGGAAGTCGGTGGGATTGGATAAGGTGATTGAGACTTGTCGCATTTTGGGGATTAAGAGTCCTTTGGAACCGGTGACTTCTTTGCCGTTGGGGGCGATTGGGGTAACGCCGTTGGAGATGGCAGGAGCCTATGCTACGTTTGCGAATAATGGTTGGCATTCCGATCCGACCGCGATCGTTCGAGTAACGGATAGTAGCGGTAATGTAATTTTGGATAATGTGCCTCAACCGCAGTTGGTTCTCGATCCTTGGGCAACGGCTTCTTTAAACAGCGTCCTCAAGGGGGTGATTGCGGGAGGAACCGGGAAGAAGGCTTATATTGGTCGTCCGGCGGCAGGAAAGACGGGTACAACGTCTTCAGAGCGGGATGTTTGGTTTGTTGGTTATGTGCCGCAGCTATCGGTTGCGGTTTGGATTGGCAATGATAACTACAGACCTTTGGGGACGGGGATTACGGGGGGTGGATATGCGGCTCCTATTTGGCGAGACTTTATGCGGGAGGTGCTGAAAAACGAACCCGTACAATATTTCCCTTCTCCCTCAAAGTTTCCCAAACCCTAG
- a CDS encoding DUF1825 family protein has translation MGFFESEIVQQEAKQLFEDYQSLMQVGNDYGKFDREGKKIFIGRMEELMERYRIFMKRFELSEDFMAQMTVQQLKTQLGQFGVTPQQMFDQMHVTLERMKSELEKKP, from the coding sequence ATGGGATTCTTTGAGTCAGAAATCGTTCAGCAGGAAGCCAAACAACTATTTGAAGATTATCAATCCCTCATGCAAGTAGGGAACGACTACGGAAAATTCGATCGCGAAGGGAAGAAAATTTTTATCGGACGTATGGAAGAACTCATGGAACGCTATCGCATCTTCATGAAGCGTTTCGAGCTATCCGAAGACTTCATGGCGCAAATGACCGTCCAACAGCTCAAAACTCAACTCGGTCAATTTGGCGTTACCCCCCAACAAATGTTCGACCAAATGCACGTCACCCTGGAACGAATGAAATCGGAACTTGAAAAAAAACCCTGA
- a CDS encoding NINE protein, which produces MGQPKNQKIAILLALAGTVTPFAGLHKFYVGQPLWGIVYLLLFATPIPHVASGVEAVWYLLHDRADFDLRFNGGVNSLERREPEIDPNRVSAIASAVRELDRLRQEGLISEYEFEEKRRQLLDRAL; this is translated from the coding sequence TTGGGTCAACCTAAAAATCAGAAAATTGCGATTCTCCTGGCGCTAGCAGGAACGGTAACGCCTTTTGCGGGGTTACATAAGTTTTACGTGGGACAACCGTTGTGGGGAATTGTCTATCTTTTGCTTTTTGCTACGCCGATTCCTCATGTGGCGAGTGGGGTTGAGGCGGTTTGGTATTTGCTGCACGATCGCGCGGATTTTGATTTGCGGTTTAATGGGGGCGTGAATTCCCTGGAACGACGGGAACCGGAGATCGATCCCAATCGGGTGAGCGCGATCGCGTCCGCGGTTCGAGAGTTGGATCGATTGCGACAGGAGGGGTTGATTTCTGAGTACGAGTTTGAGGAAAAACGCCGCCAATTGCTCGATCGCGCACTTTAA